Proteins found in one Osmerus mordax isolate fOsmMor3 chromosome 20, fOsmMor3.pri, whole genome shotgun sequence genomic segment:
- the npy8ar gene encoding neuropeptide Y receptor Y8a: MSNNSSSLGGWEASDWTESTTCPPSVGGATFLIVAYSTVIAVGLLGNAGLVFIIGRQQELRNVTNILIANLSCSDILMCVVCLPVTVIYTLMDRWVLGETLCKVTPFIQCMSVTVSIFSLVLIALERHQLILHPTGWSPAAGHSYLAVGLTWLVACFISLPFLSFNILTNAPFQNLSLPANPFRDHLICMELWPSERHRLAYTTSLLLFQYCLPLLLVLLCYLRIFLRLRRRRDMVERSRKTRGAQRINAMLAAIVVAFALCWLPLNVFNTLFDWHHQALPACQHDAVFSACHLTAMASTCVNPVVYGFLNSNFQRELKATLQRCHCGLGAPESYENFPLSTVGSEGITKATSLHRMGSLNTAPARVEAGDCVHS, translated from the exons ATGTCCAATAACAGCAGCTccctggggggctgggaggcctCTGATTGGACAGAATCCACCACGTGCCCGCCCTCAGTGGGCGGAGCCACCTTCCTGATCGTGGCCTACAGCACGGTGATCGCCGTGGGGCTGCTGGGAAACGCAGGCCTGgtgttcatcatcggcaggcaGCAGGAGTTGCGCAACGTCACCAACATCTTGATCGCCAACCTCTCCTGTTCCGACATCctcatgtgtgtggtgtgtctgcctgtcacgGTCATTTACACCCTGATGGACCGCTGGGTCCTTGGGGAGACCCTCTGCAAG GTGACTCCGTTCATCCAGTGCATGTCAGTGACGGTGTCTATCTTCTCCCTGGTGCTGATCGCTCTGGAGCGCCACCAGCTGATCCTGCACCCCACGGGCTGGTCCCCCGCAGCCGGCCACTCCTACCTGGCTGTGGGGCTCACCTGGCTGGTGGCTTGCTTCATCTCtctgcccttcctctcctttaaCATTCTCACCAACGCCCCCTTCCAGAACCTCAGCCTGCCCGCCAACCCCTTCAG GGACCACCTGATCTGCATGGAGCTGTGGCCGTCCGAGCGCCACCGCCTGGCCTACACCACCTCTCTGTTGCTGTTCCAGTACTGCCTccccctgctgctggtgctACTCTGCTACCTCCGGATCTTCCTCCGCCTCCGACGACGCAG GGACATGGTGGAGCGGAGCAGAAAGACCCGCGGAGCCCAGAGGATCAACGCCATGCTGGCGGCCATCGTGGTCGCCTTCGCCCTCTGCTGGCTGCCCCTCAACGTCTTCAACACCCTGTTCGACTGGCACCACCAGGCCTTGCCCGCCTGCCAGCACGACGCCGTCTTCTCCGCGTGCCACCTGACCGCCATGGCGTCCACCTGCGTCAACCCCGTGGTGTACGGCTTCCTCAACAGCAACTTCCAGCGCGAGCTGAAGGCCACGTTGCAGCGCTGCCACTGCGGCCTGGGGGCGCCCGAGAGCTACGAGAACTTCCCCCTCTCCACGGTGGGGAGCGAGGGCATCACCAAGGCCACCTCCCTCCACAGGATGGGCTCCCTGAACACGGCGCCCGCCAGGGTCGAGGCCGGCGACTGCGTCCACAGCTAG